From one Erythrobacter sp. HKB08 genomic stretch:
- a CDS encoding FAD-binding oxidoreductase, protein MRYDFAIVGAGIAGASLAAELCGDASVLLLEAEDFPGYHTTGRSAAFWEECYGGPELVPLTLASGPLLREWGFLSPRGALYVGRAQDRPKIDDFFERFGDTGATIERLDARGLAARVPGLREEWADAVWEPACADIDVAGLHGSYLARARRGGVALELRARVISAERVGGVWKLGTEDGRSFECETLVNAAGAWADELAAMVGAQPLGITPLQRTVAQIEVDPAAPADLPLVLDISGTFYFKPDNGRVWLSPHDETPTVPHDAAPEELAVAEAIDRFQRVVDWKVLRVERKWAGLRSFAPDRLPVYGRDPNVEGFAWFAGQGGYGIQTAPAAAILAADLLLERSKSQAVRDVDAATYLPDRLL, encoded by the coding sequence TCGAGGCCGAGGACTTTCCCGGCTACCACACGACCGGCCGGTCGGCTGCGTTCTGGGAGGAATGCTATGGCGGGCCGGAACTGGTTCCCCTTACGCTCGCCTCGGGACCGCTGCTGCGCGAGTGGGGCTTCCTGAGCCCGCGCGGCGCGCTCTATGTCGGGCGCGCGCAGGATCGCCCCAAGATCGACGACTTCTTCGAGCGCTTCGGCGATACCGGCGCGACGATCGAGCGGCTGGACGCGCGTGGCCTTGCCGCACGCGTGCCCGGACTGCGCGAGGAATGGGCCGATGCCGTGTGGGAGCCTGCCTGCGCCGACATCGATGTCGCCGGGTTGCATGGTTCTTATCTTGCGCGCGCGCGAAGGGGCGGCGTTGCGCTCGAATTGCGCGCAAGGGTCATCTCCGCCGAGCGCGTTGGCGGGGTATGGAAGCTCGGAACAGAGGACGGGCGCAGCTTTGAATGCGAAACGCTGGTCAATGCCGCCGGTGCCTGGGCTGACGAACTTGCCGCCATGGTCGGGGCACAGCCGCTAGGCATCACGCCGCTGCAGCGCACCGTCGCGCAAATCGAGGTCGATCCGGCCGCGCCAGCCGACCTGCCGCTGGTTCTCGACATCTCGGGAACATTCTATTTCAAGCCGGACAACGGCCGTGTCTGGCTGAGCCCGCATGACGAGACGCCGACTGTCCCGCACGACGCTGCACCAGAAGAACTCGCCGTTGCCGAGGCGATCGATCGCTTCCAGCGCGTGGTCGACTGGAAAGTGCTGCGCGTCGAGCGCAAGTGGGCCGGATTGCGCAGTTTCGCGCCCGACCGCCTGCCTGTCTATGGGCGCGATCCGAATGTCGAAGGCTTCGCCTGGTTCGCGGGGCAGGGCGGTTACGGCATCCAGACCGCGCCGGCCGCGGCGATCCTTGCTGCCGACCTGCTCCTGGAGCGTTCGAAATCGCAGGCCGTGCGAGATGTCGATGCCGCGACATATCTTCCTGACCGCTTGCTCTAG
- a CDS encoding DUF1508 domain-containing protein, which produces MAHRFEIRKNKKGEFVSYFVYNSETIWWTEGYSSKASAKNAIESVLKNGPNAEVVDKSAD; this is translated from the coding sequence ATGGCGCACCGCTTCGAGATCCGTAAGAACAAGAAGGGCGAGTTCGTTTCCTATTTCGTCTACAATTCTGAAACGATCTGGTGGACCGAAGGATACAGCTCGAAGGCAAGCGCCAAGAATGCGATCGAGTCCGTGCTCAAGAACGGCCCGAATGCAGAGGTAGTCGACAAGTCGGCCGACTGA
- the rnhA gene encoding ribonuclease HI, which yields MKRVEIFTDGACKGNPGPGGWGALLRMGRHEKELSGGEADTTNNRMELTAAIRGLEALIEPCEVELYSDSKYVLDGITKWVHGWKKRGWKNASKKPVRNADLWHDLIEAAERHTVHWHWVKGHNGHPENERVDALASAEAEKAGGAG from the coding sequence ATGAAACGCGTCGAGATTTTCACCGATGGTGCCTGCAAGGGCAACCCCGGCCCGGGCGGCTGGGGCGCATTGCTGCGCATGGGGCGGCACGAGAAAGAACTGTCGGGCGGCGAAGCGGACACGACCAACAACCGCATGGAACTGACCGCCGCGATCCGCGGTCTCGAAGCGCTGATCGAACCGTGCGAGGTCGAGCTGTACTCCGACAGCAAATACGTCCTCGACGGGATCACCAAGTGGGTCCACGGCTGGAAAAAGCGCGGCTGGAAGAACGCCAGCAAGAAGCCGGTCCGCAATGCCGACCTGTGGCACGACCTGATCGAGGCGGCCGAACGGCACACGGTCCACTGGCACTGGGTCAAGGGCCACAACGGCCATCCGGAGAACGAGCGGGTCGATGCTCTCGCCAGCGCGGAGGCCGAAAAAGCAGGGGGCGCAGGCTAG
- the thrB gene encoding homoserine kinase, which translates to MAVYTHLSADTLEKLIAAYDVGELRSAKGIAEGVSNSNWLVETSEGRFILTMYERRIELDELPYFLGLLDHLAAKDCPVPRTIHDREGAAFRMIDGKAVALIEFLPGVSVDRASEAEARSVGAALASIHSASEDFAPRRKNDLRPSDWQALFDQCGEDGLAGIHPDLPAVVERHLPDVMANWPEHLPQATIHADLFPDNVLMLGGKVSGLIDFYFACTDIAAYDLAVTHAAWSFSDETQEFDAATGRGLVEGYQSSRPLSEEELRALPLLARGACLRFMATRAFDWIDTPDTALVKRKDPMDFARRLQFYTDHGEEIFASGAKGLSASA; encoded by the coding sequence ATGGCCGTCTACACCCATCTGTCGGCCGATACGCTCGAGAAGCTGATCGCGGCCTATGATGTGGGCGAATTGCGCTCTGCCAAGGGCATTGCGGAAGGCGTATCGAACAGCAACTGGCTGGTGGAAACGAGCGAAGGCCGCTTCATCCTGACGATGTACGAGCGGCGCATCGAACTCGATGAACTGCCCTATTTCCTCGGACTGCTCGACCATCTCGCGGCCAAGGACTGCCCTGTGCCGCGCACCATTCATGACCGCGAGGGCGCAGCGTTCCGCATGATCGACGGCAAGGCGGTCGCGCTGATCGAGTTCCTGCCCGGCGTGTCGGTCGATAGGGCGAGCGAAGCCGAAGCACGCAGCGTCGGTGCAGCGCTGGCCTCGATCCATTCGGCCTCGGAAGACTTCGCGCCGCGCCGCAAGAACGACCTGCGCCCGTCGGACTGGCAGGCATTGTTCGACCAGTGCGGCGAAGACGGGCTAGCCGGGATCCACCCCGATCTTCCCGCCGTGGTCGAGAGACACTTGCCGGACGTCATGGCCAATTGGCCGGAACATCTGCCGCAGGCTACAATCCATGCGGACCTGTTTCCGGACAACGTCCTGATGCTTGGCGGCAAGGTCAGCGGGCTGATCGATTTCTATTTCGCCTGCACCGATATCGCTGCCTACGATCTGGCGGTGACTCATGCCGCCTGGTCGTTCTCAGACGAGACGCAGGAATTCGATGCCGCGACCGGCCGGGGGCTGGTCGAAGGATACCAATCCAGCCGCCCGCTGAGCGAGGAAGAGCTTCGCGCGCTGCCCCTCCTCGCGCGCGGGGCTTGCCTGCGCTTCATGGCGACGCGGGCGTTCGACTGGATCGACACGCCCGATACCGCGCTTGTCAAACGCAAGGACCCGATGGACTTTGCGCGTCGTCTGCAATTCTACACGGATCACGGCGAAGAGATTTTCGCTTCCGGCGCGAAGGGGCTATCGGCAAGCGCATGA
- the ispH gene encoding 4-hydroxy-3-methylbut-2-enyl diphosphate reductase — MNAPFQNKVATIEKPALTLLIAAPRGFCAGVDRAIEIVERALVKFGAPVYVRHEIVHNKYVVDSLRAKGAIFVEELDEVPGDAPVVFSAHGVPKSVPAEAERRNLVYVDATCPLVSKVHRQAERQIEKGQHIIFIGHEGHPEVIGTMGQVPEGQMTLVETVADVADLQFTPEDNLSYLTQTTLSVDDTAEVIRALKVRFPNIVGPKAEDICYATSNRQAAVKQVAPGSDLVLVIGSPNSSNSLRLVEVAERCGTDAKLIQSADDIDPAWLEGVGTLGLTAGASAPEALVRQVVEKLGEWREIEEHTILTTEEKMTFKLPRQLVE, encoded by the coding sequence ATGAATGCCCCCTTTCAGAATAAGGTCGCGACGATCGAAAAGCCTGCCCTCACCCTCCTCATAGCCGCCCCCCGCGGCTTTTGTGCCGGTGTGGACAGGGCAATCGAGATCGTGGAGCGGGCCCTCGTGAAGTTCGGCGCGCCGGTGTATGTGCGCCACGAAATCGTCCACAACAAATATGTCGTCGACAGCCTGCGCGCCAAGGGCGCGATCTTCGTCGAGGAACTGGACGAAGTGCCGGGCGACGCGCCGGTCGTCTTCTCCGCCCATGGCGTGCCCAAGTCGGTCCCGGCCGAGGCGGAGCGGCGCAACCTCGTCTATGTCGATGCGACCTGCCCGCTGGTGAGCAAGGTCCACCGTCAGGCCGAACGCCAGATCGAGAAGGGCCAGCACATCATCTTCATCGGCCACGAAGGCCATCCGGAAGTGATCGGCACCATGGGGCAGGTGCCGGAAGGCCAGATGACCCTGGTCGAGACGGTCGCCGACGTGGCGGACCTGCAGTTCACGCCGGAAGACAACCTGTCCTATCTCACCCAGACGACGCTTTCGGTCGACGATACCGCCGAAGTCATCCGTGCGCTCAAGGTGCGCTTCCCCAATATCGTCGGGCCCAAGGCGGAAGACATTTGCTACGCAACCTCCAACCGGCAGGCCGCGGTCAAGCAGGTCGCTCCGGGAAGCGACTTGGTTCTGGTGATCGGATCGCCCAACAGCTCGAACTCGCTGCGCCTGGTCGAAGTGGCCGAGCGCTGCGGAACCGATGCAAAGCTGATCCAGAGCGCGGACGATATCGATCCGGCGTGGCTCGAAGGTGTCGGCACGCTCGGCCTAACGGCGGGCGCGTCTGCACCCGAAGCGCTGGTTCGCCAGGTCGTCGAAAAGCTTGGCGAATGGCGCGAGATCGAAGAACACACGATCCTCACCACCGAGGAGAAGATGACGTTCAAGCTGCCGCGCCAGCTGGTCGAGTAA
- the argS gene encoding arginine--tRNA ligase, translated as MSENTTLHAGFTAKILAVLDALEAEGALPPESPRTNVTVEPPRDPSHGDLATNAAMVLAKQAKTNPRELAGKIVEKLTADPDVESAEIAGPGFINLRLSDAAWLRELAAIASLGGDYGRSTIGGGSRVNVEYVSANPTGPMHMGHCRGAVVGDALSALLEFAGHAVTREYYVNDAGGQVDVLARSAYLRYREALGEDIGEIPEGLYPGAYLVPVGEYLAKELGDKYLGADEADWLPIFRAEAVEKMMDLIKADLALLGIHHDLFSSEAALHAAGKPDEAEAWLRKHDLVYDGILEAPKGKTPEDWEPVELPLFRSSRFGDDQDRPIKKSDGSWTYFGADLAYHMQKAEGADELIDIWGADHAGTVKRIKAAVAALSEGQGQPIPFDVKLVQMVQLMRAGEPVKMSKRSGNFITIANMVDEVGKDVVRFTMLTRKPEAQMDFDFAKVVEASKDNPVFYVQYAHARIHSTLRKAAAEGILPSDQVLDRLGAEEIALVKEAAQFPRVVEAAAKAREPHRIAFFLYDLAAAFHAFWNMGNDDPSKRVILTQDAELTAARLFLVTQIGQVIRNGLMLLGVEAVEEM; from the coding sequence ATGTCGGAAAACACAACTCTCCACGCCGGTTTCACGGCCAAGATTCTTGCCGTTCTCGATGCGCTCGAGGCTGAAGGCGCGCTGCCGCCGGAAAGCCCGCGGACCAATGTCACCGTAGAACCGCCGCGCGACCCCTCGCATGGCGACCTTGCGACCAATGCAGCGATGGTGCTCGCCAAGCAGGCAAAGACCAATCCGCGCGAGCTCGCCGGCAAGATCGTCGAAAAGCTGACTGCCGATCCGGACGTCGAAAGTGCCGAGATCGCCGGGCCCGGCTTCATCAACCTGCGCCTGTCCGACGCGGCGTGGCTGCGCGAGCTTGCGGCGATCGCCTCGCTCGGCGGCGATTACGGCCGCTCAACGATCGGCGGCGGCTCTCGGGTGAATGTCGAATATGTCTCGGCCAATCCGACCGGTCCGATGCACATGGGCCACTGCCGCGGCGCAGTCGTCGGCGATGCGCTTTCCGCGCTGCTCGAGTTTGCGGGCCATGCGGTCACGCGCGAATACTACGTCAACGATGCTGGCGGCCAGGTCGACGTGCTCGCCCGCTCCGCATACCTGCGCTACCGCGAAGCGCTCGGCGAAGACATCGGCGAAATCCCCGAGGGGCTCTATCCGGGCGCGTATCTCGTCCCGGTGGGCGAATATCTCGCGAAGGAACTGGGCGACAAATACCTCGGCGCGGACGAGGCAGACTGGCTGCCGATCTTCCGCGCCGAAGCCGTCGAAAAGATGATGGACCTGATCAAGGCGGACCTCGCCCTGCTCGGCATCCATCACGACCTGTTCTCCTCCGAGGCCGCGCTGCATGCGGCGGGCAAGCCGGACGAGGCCGAGGCCTGGCTGCGCAAGCACGATCTCGTTTACGACGGCATCCTCGAAGCGCCCAAGGGCAAGACTCCCGAAGACTGGGAGCCGGTCGAGCTGCCGCTTTTCCGCTCGAGCCGCTTCGGCGACGACCAGGATCGCCCGATCAAGAAGAGCGACGGAAGCTGGACCTATTTCGGCGCCGACCTCGCTTATCACATGCAGAAGGCAGAGGGCGCGGACGAACTGATCGACATCTGGGGTGCCGACCATGCCGGTACGGTGAAGCGGATCAAGGCCGCCGTCGCCGCGCTCAGCGAAGGTCAGGGGCAGCCGATCCCCTTCGACGTCAAGCTGGTCCAGATGGTCCAGCTGATGCGCGCCGGCGAGCCTGTAAAGATGTCCAAGCGTTCGGGCAACTTCATCACCATCGCCAACATGGTCGATGAAGTGGGCAAGGACGTGGTGCGTTTCACCATGCTCACCCGCAAGCCCGAAGCGCAGATGGATTTCGACTTCGCCAAGGTGGTCGAAGCCTCGAAGGACAATCCGGTCTTCTACGTGCAATACGCCCATGCGCGTATCCATTCGACGCTGCGCAAGGCTGCGGCGGAGGGGATTTTGCCGTCGGATCAGGTGCTTGACCGCCTCGGCGCGGAAGAAATCGCGCTCGTCAAGGAAGCCGCGCAGTTCCCGCGTGTTGTCGAGGCGGCTGCCAAGGCGCGCGAACCGCACCGCATCGCCTTCTTCCTCTACGACCTCGCCGCCGCGTTCCACGCCTTCTGGAACATGGGCAATGACGACCCGTCCAAGCGCGTCATCCTGACACAGGATGCGGAATTGACCGCGGCAAGGCTTTTCCTCGTGACCCAGATCGGGCAGGTTATCCGCAATGGACTGATGCTTCTCGGGGTAGAAGCTGTCGAGGAGATGTAG
- a CDS encoding SPOR domain-containing protein has protein sequence MVAMDGRDGDEEEYETAYETLQNGGEADEQELELADDDESLPWLDSDYDDEEEGGYDTGRLIGMALLGLLLIAAVVGGIWWLGNRTGDDDLVADGSTIEAPEGPVKERPADAGGKQFEGTGNVAPAVGEGESREGRLAAGETPKPEARPSIDAAGSKNTGSTGESAQAPASGGFGVQVGAFSTRERAVQAWGTLNRQTDALSGFNYRVVEGKVDGGTVYRLQAVAGSDSAARQLCNALKADGLACQLKR, from the coding sequence ATGGTTGCGATGGACGGGCGCGACGGCGACGAAGAAGAGTACGAAACGGCCTACGAGACGCTGCAGAATGGCGGCGAGGCCGACGAGCAGGAACTCGAGCTCGCCGATGACGACGAAAGCCTGCCGTGGCTCGATTCCGACTACGATGACGAAGAGGAGGGCGGTTACGACACCGGCCGCCTCATCGGCATGGCGCTGCTCGGCCTGCTGCTTATCGCCGCGGTTGTCGGCGGCATCTGGTGGCTGGGCAACCGCACCGGCGATGACGACCTCGTGGCCGACGGCAGCACGATCGAAGCGCCCGAAGGTCCGGTCAAGGAACGCCCCGCCGATGCAGGCGGCAAGCAGTTCGAAGGAACCGGCAATGTCGCGCCCGCCGTTGGTGAGGGCGAGTCCCGCGAAGGACGCCTCGCCGCGGGCGAAACGCCCAAGCCCGAAGCACGGCCGAGTATCGATGCAGCCGGCAGCAAGAATACCGGCTCGACCGGCGAAAGCGCGCAGGCTCCGGCCTCGGGCGGGTTCGGCGTGCAGGTCGGTGCATTCTCGACCCGCGAACGCGCAGTTCAGGCATGGGGCACGCTGAACCGCCAGACCGACGCTCTGTCCGGCTTCAACTACCGGGTGGTCGAGGGCAAGGTCGACGGCGGCACGGTCTATCGCCTGCAGGCGGTTGCCGGAAGCGACAGCGCAGCGCGCCAGCTGTGCAACGCGCTCAAGGCCGACGGTCTCGCCTGCCAGCTCAAGCGCTGA
- the nagZ gene encoding beta-N-acetylhexosaminidase, which produces MTPAIFGIAGPTLSDDERAFFKEADPAGYILFGRNCETPDQLRALTDDLRTIHGREKTLISIDQEGGRVARLRPPQWSPFPAGEAFDRLYRIAPASAIEAARCNARAMGLELAEMGITVDYHPPLDVRQPDAHDVIGDRALGSDPMQVAALGRAILDGLAEAGVAGCVKHMPGHGRTSVDTHKALPTVTASEEELEIDLAPFRTLNDAPIGMTGHLVFEVWDKENPATLSETVIREIIRGKIGFDGLLLTDDIDMEALDGSVPERSERAIAAGCDVVLNCWAKMDDMHGIVSRIPSMSEKTAQRLDAALAGTGIASREMDKQALLAKRDELLALAEAAA; this is translated from the coding sequence ATGACGCCCGCCATTTTCGGGATTGCCGGACCGACGCTGTCGGATGACGAACGCGCCTTCTTCAAGGAGGCCGATCCCGCGGGCTATATCCTCTTCGGTCGCAACTGCGAGACGCCCGACCAATTGCGCGCGCTGACCGACGACCTGCGCACGATCCACGGGCGCGAGAAGACGCTCATTTCGATCGACCAGGAAGGCGGCAGGGTTGCCCGTCTGCGTCCGCCGCAATGGTCGCCGTTCCCGGCTGGCGAGGCATTCGACAGGCTCTACCGGATCGCTCCTGCAAGCGCGATCGAGGCGGCGCGCTGCAATGCGCGCGCAATGGGCCTCGAACTGGCCGAAATGGGCATCACGGTCGACTATCATCCCCCGCTCGACGTCCGCCAGCCCGACGCGCATGACGTGATCGGCGACCGCGCGCTGGGTTCGGACCCGATGCAGGTTGCCGCGCTCGGCCGCGCGATCCTCGACGGGCTGGCCGAAGCGGGCGTTGCGGGCTGCGTCAAGCACATGCCGGGCCACGGCCGTACCTCGGTCGATACGCACAAGGCGCTGCCGACCGTGACGGCGAGCGAGGAAGAGCTGGAAATCGACCTCGCACCGTTCCGCACGCTGAACGACGCACCGATCGGCATGACCGGGCACCTCGTTTTCGAGGTCTGGGACAAGGAGAATCCGGCAACCCTGTCCGAAACGGTCATTCGCGAGATCATCCGCGGGAAGATCGGTTTCGACGGGCTGCTGCTGACCGACGATATTGACATGGAAGCGCTCGACGGCTCCGTGCCCGAACGGTCCGAGCGTGCCATCGCGGCCGGATGCGACGTCGTGCTCAACTGCTGGGCCAAGATGGACGACATGCACGGCATCGTCTCACGTATTCCGTCCATGTCCGAGAAGACCGCGCAAAGGCTCGATGCCGCGCTCGCCGGCACCGGCATAGCTAGCCGCGAGATGGACAAGCAGGCGCTACTCGCCAAGCGGGACGAACTGCTTGCTCTGGCGGAGGCGGCGGCATGA
- a CDS encoding ScpA family protein has protein sequence MTEEPMMLSGAEPTSDEDWIADEAAPVDESKLYLELDGWEGPLDLLLDLARRQKVDLRSISILALVDQYLDYIETAEALKLELAADYLVMAAWLAYLKSAMLLPKEEQEDPSPEELALKLQLRLQRLGAMREAAARLMARDRIGRDVFVRGAPEGLRTDRKTLWQCDWYGLIHAYGQVKARTAPAVHMVRERPVMTLESALDRVSAMLGVTLDWMQLEDFLPPHAEPRLRRSALASSFVAALELARTGRAEIAQEETFGPMRLRRVRA, from the coding sequence ATGACGGAAGAGCCGATGATGCTGTCGGGCGCCGAGCCCACGAGCGACGAGGACTGGATTGCCGACGAGGCTGCCCCGGTCGACGAGAGCAAGCTCTATCTCGAACTCGACGGGTGGGAAGGTCCGCTCGACCTCCTGCTCGACCTCGCACGGCGGCAGAAGGTCGACTTGCGTTCGATTTCGATTCTCGCGCTGGTCGACCAGTATCTCGACTACATCGAGACGGCGGAGGCGCTGAAGCTCGAACTGGCGGCCGATTACCTCGTGATGGCCGCCTGGCTCGCCTATCTCAAATCGGCCATGCTGCTCCCGAAGGAGGAGCAGGAGGACCCGAGCCCCGAGGAACTCGCGCTCAAGCTGCAGCTGCGCCTCCAGCGCCTCGGTGCGATGCGCGAGGCCGCGGCACGGCTTATGGCGCGCGACCGGATCGGGCGCGACGTCTTCGTGCGGGGCGCTCCGGAAGGCCTTCGGACCGATCGCAAGACGCTGTGGCAGTGCGACTGGTACGGGCTGATCCACGCCTACGGTCAGGTCAAGGCGCGCACCGCGCCGGCGGTCCACATGGTTCGCGAACGGCCGGTCATGACGCTCGAAAGCGCGCTCGACCGCGTGTCGGCCATGCTCGGCGTGACGCTCGACTGGATGCAGCTGGAAGATTTTCTCCCGCCGCATGCCGAGCCGCGCCTGCGCCGCTCGGCGCTTGCCTCCAGCTTCGTGGCGGCGCTCGAGCTTGCCCGCACCGGAAGGGCCGAGATCGCCCAGGAAGAGACTTTCGGCCCGATGCGGCTGCGGCGGGTGAGGGCATGA
- the scpB gene encoding SMC-Scp complex subunit ScpB — MSEKPDDLVRAVEATLFAAEEAMSAEAIAGHLGDADISAVREALRALEAHYADRGVQLVERSRKWHFQTASDLAHLLRREREQVRRLSRAATEVLAIIAYHEPVSRAEIESIRGVQTSGGTLDVLMEAGWVRVAGRREVPGRPTIYATTPEFLQHFGLSSRRDLPGLDELRASGMLDPVDEAYEAMMETPEPAETEAADDEE; from the coding sequence ATGAGCGAGAAGCCTGACGATCTCGTCCGCGCAGTCGAAGCGACGCTATTCGCTGCGGAAGAAGCGATGAGCGCAGAGGCGATCGCAGGGCATCTTGGCGATGCGGACATTTCCGCCGTTCGCGAGGCGCTGCGCGCGCTGGAAGCGCATTATGCCGATCGCGGCGTCCAGCTGGTCGAGCGTTCGCGCAAATGGCATTTCCAGACCGCTTCCGACCTTGCCCACCTGCTGCGCCGCGAGCGCGAGCAGGTTCGCCGACTGAGCCGCGCCGCGACCGAGGTGCTCGCGATCATCGCCTATCACGAACCGGTCAGCCGCGCGGAAATCGAATCGATCCGCGGCGTGCAGACATCAGGCGGCACGCTCGACGTGCTGATGGAAGCGGGCTGGGTGCGCGTCGCCGGACGGCGCGAGGTGCCGGGCAGGCCGACGATCTACGCCACGACACCTGAATTCCTGCAGCATTTCGGCCTTTCCTCGCGCCGCGATCTTCCGGGGCTCGACGAATTGCGCGCCTCGGGCATGCTCGATCCGGTCGATGAGGCCTACGAGGCGATGATGGAGACGCCCGAGCCTGCGGAAACCGAAGCGGCCGACGACGAAGAATAG
- the tatA gene encoding twin-arginine translocase TatA/TatE family subunit, with the protein MSLGPWQVIIIALVILVLFGRGKISEMMGDFGKGIKSFKQGMGEDDGKATKPAGQIEGPSHEAKPAGETVKQAETPDNAG; encoded by the coding sequence ATGTCGCTCGGCCCCTGGCAGGTTATCATTATTGCCCTCGTCATCCTCGTCCTGTTCGGGCGGGGCAAGATTTCCGAGATGATGGGCGATTTCGGCAAGGGAATTAAGAGCTTCAAGCAAGGCATGGGCGAAGACGACGGCAAGGCGACCAAGCCTGCCGGTCAGATCGAAGGCCCCTCGCATGAAGCCAAGCCCGCCGGTGAGACCGTCAAGCAGGCCGAAACGCCCGACAACGCCGGCTGA
- the tatB gene encoding Sec-independent protein translocase protein TatB, which yields MFDIGATELLVIVVVAILVIGPKDMPAAMRTAGRWVGKIRRTSAHFRAGFDAMVREAEMEEMERKWKEQNERIMAQTPKGEMGPLPDASASAEGATRGPDSEDPAQLDPPASSEKSG from the coding sequence ATGTTCGATATCGGTGCGACCGAATTGCTCGTGATCGTCGTCGTGGCGATCCTTGTCATCGGTCCGAAAGACATGCCCGCCGCCATGCGCACCGCAGGGCGCTGGGTCGGCAAGATCCGCCGCACCTCGGCCCATTTCCGCGCCGGCTTCGACGCCATGGTGCGCGAAGCGGAAATGGAGGAGATGGAGCGCAAGTGGAAAGAGCAGAACGAGCGCATCATGGCTCAGACGCCAAAAGGCGAAATGGGGCCGCTGCCCGATGCTTCCGCCAGCGCAGAAGGCGCAACGCGCGGACCTGACAGCGAGGACCCTGCGCAGCTCGATCCCCCTGCCTCTTCGGAAAAGAGCGGGTAG
- the tatC gene encoding twin-arginine translocase subunit TatC, producing the protein MALKIKDIDESQAPLLDHLIELRGRLVRCVFALAVAFAVCLYFADEIYGFLVRPLEAAFPPGEGRLIYTQLYEAFFVELKVALFGAFCISFPIIANQLWAFVAPGLYANEKKAFLPFLFATPVLFGAGAALAYFVVMPTAFKWFIGFEGVTGGVPLEALPTAGAYLSLVMQFILAFGISFLLPVLLLLLNRAGLVSRAQLAGARRYVIVGVVALAAIVTPPDPGSQLILAVPLLMLFEGSLLLMRIFERGAKKNAELEAAAD; encoded by the coding sequence ATGGCACTCAAGATCAAGGACATCGACGAATCGCAGGCGCCGCTGCTCGATCACCTGATCGAGTTGCGCGGACGGCTGGTGCGCTGCGTCTTCGCGCTGGCCGTAGCCTTTGCCGTGTGCCTTTATTTTGCCGACGAGATTTATGGCTTCCTTGTCCGACCGCTTGAGGCGGCATTCCCCCCGGGCGAGGGACGCCTGATCTATACGCAGCTCTACGAGGCTTTCTTCGTCGAGCTGAAGGTCGCTCTGTTCGGCGCGTTCTGCATCAGCTTCCCCATCATCGCGAACCAGCTCTGGGCGTTTGTCGCGCCGGGCCTCTACGCGAACGAGAAGAAGGCATTCCTGCCCTTCCTGTTCGCGACGCCGGTGCTGTTCGGGGCGGGTGCTGCGCTGGCCTATTTCGTGGTCATGCCGACCGCATTCAAATGGTTCATCGGATTCGAGGGAGTGACCGGCGGTGTCCCGCTCGAGGCGCTGCCGACGGCGGGCGCTTACCTGTCGCTGGTGATGCAGTTCATCCTGGCCTTCGGGATCAGCTTCCTGCTGCCTGTGCTGCTGCTTCTATTGAACAGGGCTGGGCTGGTGTCCCGCGCACAACTGGCGGGTGCTCGGCGCTACGTGATCGTCGGCGTGGTCGCGCTTGCTGCAATCGTAACGCCGCCTGATCCGGGCTCGCAGCTGATTCTCGCGGTTCCGCTGTTGATGCTGTTCGAAGGTTCGCTTCTGCTGATGCGCATCTTCGAGCGAGGGGCCAAGAAGAACGCCGAGCTCGAAGCGGCCGCCGACTGA